A single Epinephelus lanceolatus isolate andai-2023 chromosome 22, ASM4190304v1, whole genome shotgun sequence DNA region contains:
- the lurap1l gene encoding leucine rich adaptor protein 1-like produces MEEDNNVLPELKDIETKLGLKVPDSLFRSLAGGKHHDKLEKSATPHLVTRKLYANNADLKRLESKMLFLKQEMAHLRAIDVKLMQQLMSINEGIESIRWMIEDKGGVASQDGSLTGSLYSLSDSQDGTSLRGSLNSLNDANSDGLDSLSVGSYLDTLAEDLSDNPSPTDLDCFVDKTVIDGNGFSKSPLKLRVESDEYYCFG; encoded by the exons ATGGAGGAAGATAACAACGTCCTACCTGAGTTGAAGGATATAGAGACTAAATTAGGGCTGAAAGTCCCGGACAGTCTCTTTAGGTCGCTCGCGGGAGGAAAGCATCACGACAAGCTCGAGAAGTCGGCAACGCCGCATTTAGTCACCCGCAAACTGTATGCTAATAATGCGGACTTGAAAAGACTGGAGAGCAAAATGCTATTCCTGAAACAAGAGATG GCACATCTGCGAGCCATCGATGTGAAGCTGATGCAGCAGCTTATGTCAATCAACGAAGGCATCGAGTCCATCCGTTGGATGATAGAAGACAAAGGCGGCGTGgccagccaagatggcagcctgACGGGCAGCTTGTACAGCCTGTCAGACAGCCAGGACGGTACCTCACTGCGAGGCAGCCTCAACAGCTTGAATGATGCTAACAGTGACGGGTTAGATAGTCTGTCTGTGGGTAGTTACCTGGACACTCTAGCAGAGGACCTCTCAGACAATCCTTCACCCACGGATCTTGACTGTTTTGTGGATAAAACGGTTATTGATGGCAATGGTTTCAGCAAATCGCCACTGAAACTCAGGGTGGAATCAGATGAATACTACTGCTTTGGATAA
- the LOC117272632 gene encoding 5,6-dihydroxyindole-2-carboxylic acid oxidase-like: protein MWQGCVLVLVGAVVVSAQFPRECVTPEGLRSGQCCPSPSGLDNDPCGSSTGRGQCVSISADARPHGPQYPHDGRDDRERWPVRFFNRTCQCNGNFSGYNCGRCRHGWTGPNCDQRVSVVRRNVMQLSAEEKRAFVNALDRAKRTVHPDLVIATRRYPEIFGPDGNTVQFENITIYNYFVWTHYYSVSKTFLGAGQASFGGVDFSHEGPGFVTWHRYHLLQLERDMQDMLQDPSFALPYWNFAIGGNTCDICTDDLMGARSSFDMNSLSTNSIFAQWRVICESVEDYDTLGTICNSTETSPIRRNPAGNVNRPMVQRLPEPQDVADCLQVNAFDTPPFYSTSSESFRNTIEGYSAPKGNYDPVVRSLHNLAHLFLNGTGGQTHLSPNDPIFVLLHTYTDAIFDEWLRRHNPDSTLYPEENAPIGHNRGYNMVPFWPPVTNAEMFVTAPENLGYSYEAEWPGQPFTMTEIITMAIVSALIVVAVIFAATTCAVRARSYKMEGHQPLLGEQYQRYDADKSQSVV, encoded by the exons ATGTGGCAGGGCTGTGTTTTGGTGCTTGTGGGCGCGGTGGTCGTGAGCGCCCAGTTCCCCAGGGAGTGTGTGACACCCGAAGGACTCAGGAGTGGACAGTGCTGCCCGTCGCCCTCTGGACTCGACAACGACCCGTGTGGCTCCAGCACGGGGCGCGGACAGTGTGTGTCCATCTCGGCGGACGCGCGCCCGCACGGCCCTCAGTACCCGCACGACGGACGGGATGATCGGGAGCGATGGCCCGTGCGTTTCTTCAACCGTACCTGTCAATGTAACGGGAACTTCAGCGGCTATAACTGCGGCCGGTGCAGACACGGATGGACGGGGCCCAACTGTGACCAGCGAGTTTCTGTCG TAAGAAGAAACGTGATGCAGCTCAGCGCGGAGGAGAAGCGTGCGTTCGTGAACGCGCTGGACCGGGCCAAGCGCACGGTGCACCCGGACCTGGTGATCGCCACGCGGCGCTACCCGGAGATTTTTGGACCTGACGGCAACACCGTGCAGTTCGAGAACATCACCATCTACAATTACTTCGTGTGGACACACTACTACTCGGTCAGCAAGACGTTCCTAGGCGCGGGGCAGGCCAGCTTCGGGGGAGTGGACTTCTCGCACGAGGGGCCCGGTTTTGTCACATGGCACAGGTACCACCTGTTGCAGCTGGAGAGAGACATGCAG GACATGCTGCAAGACCCCTCCTTCGCTCTGCCCTACTGGAACTTTGCCATCGGTGGGAACACATGTGACATCTGCACAGATGACCTGATGGGAGCCAGGAGCAGCTTTGACATGAATTCCCTGAGCACCAACTCCATCTTCGCCCAGTGGAGGGTCATATGTGAGAGTGTGGAGGACTACGACACACTGGGAACCATCTGCAACA GCACTGAGACTTCTCCCATCAGACGGAACCCAGCAGGAAATGTCAACAGGCCAATGGTCCAGCGTCTCCCAGAGCCCCAGGATGTGGCGGACTGTCTGCAGGTTAACGCTTTTGACACACCACCCTTCTACTCCACCTCCTCTGAAAGCTTCAGGAACACTATTGAAG GCTACAGCGCCCCCAAGGGGAACTATGACCCGGTGGTGAGGAGCCTCCACAACCTGGCCCATCTGTTCCTGAATGGGACAGGGGGACAGACtcacctctcacccaatgacCCCATCTTCGTCCTGCTCCACACCTACACCGACGCTATATTTGACGAATGGTTGAGGAGACACAATCCAG ATTCGACTCTGTATCCTGAAGAGAACGCCCCCATTGGTCACAACAGAGGCTACAACATGGTGCCTTTCTGGCCTCCAGTGACGAACGCTGAGATGTTTGTGACCGCACCTGAAAATCTCGGTTACTCTTACGAAGCTGAATGGCCAG GTCAACCTTTCACCATGACTGAAATCATCACCATGGCAATAGTCTCTGCCCTCATCGTCGTCGCAGTGATTTTTGCCGCCACCACATGTGCCGTGCGCGCCAGGTCCTACAAGATGGAAGGCCACCAGCCTCTGCTCGGGGAGCAGTACCAGCGCTACGACGCTGACAAAAGCCAATCTGTAGTATAA